Proteins found in one Triticum aestivum cultivar Chinese Spring chromosome 4D, IWGSC CS RefSeq v2.1, whole genome shotgun sequence genomic segment:
- the LOC123096978 gene encoding uncharacterized protein isoform X1 — translation MGTAAKPPPFVCFKWPWGPSLNASPSASPSPCGDLERPWLSKSISTVAQGLVIAGDIPSASTGSGGHGARLWKRYPGTAPVEADRGDAEQRALAAALASARATTVLEFYSPRCRLCSSLQGLVRELEDGGNASASFVFADAEDDRWLPELLHYDVRYVPCFVLLDKNGRALAKTGVPTSRQHVIAGLHHLLNMKQPSGQDGKKSRS, via the exons ATGGGCACCGCCGCGAAGCCCCCTCCCTTCGTCTGCTTCAAGTGGCCTTGGGGCCCTAGCCTTAATGCGAGCCCTAGCGCCAGCCCAAGCCCCTGCGGCGACCTCGAGCGCCCCTGGCTCTCCAAGTCTATCTCCACCGTCGCGCAAGGCCTCGTCATCGCCGGTGACATCCCCTCCGCTTCCACTGGAAGCGGAGGTCATGGGGCGAGGTTGTGGAAGCGTTACCCGGGCACCGCGCCGGTGGAGGCGGACCGCGGGGACGCGGAGCAGCGGGCgctggcggcggcgctggcgagCGCGAGGGCGACCACGGTGCTGGAGTTCTACTCGCCGCGCTGCCGCCTCTGCTCATCGCTGCAGGGCCTCGTGCGCGAGCTCGAGGACGGTGGCAATGCATCTGCGAGCTTCGTGTTCGCTGACGCCGAGGACGACCGGTGGCTCCCGGAG CTTCTGCATTATGATGTCAGATATGTTCCTTGTTTTGTGCTCCTGGACAAGAATGGTAGAGCCCTAGCGAAAACCGGAGTTCCAACTAGCAGGCAGCATGTTATCGCCGGCCTTCATCATCTTCTTAACATGAAGCAACCATCTGGGCAGGACGGAAAGAAGAGTCGATCATGA
- the LOC123096978 gene encoding uncharacterized protein isoform X2, which translates to MGTAAKPPPFVCFKWPWGPSLNASPSASPSPCGDLERPWLSKSISTVAQGLVIAGDIPSASTGSGGHGARLWKRYPGTAPVEADRGDAEQRALAAALASARATTVLEFYSPRCRLCSSLQGLVRELEDGGNASASFVFADAEDDRWLPEVTDGVSKYHADEWLGECNMRGMTC; encoded by the exons ATGGGCACCGCCGCGAAGCCCCCTCCCTTCGTCTGCTTCAAGTGGCCTTGGGGCCCTAGCCTTAATGCGAGCCCTAGCGCCAGCCCAAGCCCCTGCGGCGACCTCGAGCGCCCCTGGCTCTCCAAGTCTATCTCCACCGTCGCGCAAGGCCTCGTCATCGCCGGTGACATCCCCTCCGCTTCCACTGGAAGCGGAGGTCATGGGGCGAGGTTGTGGAAGCGTTACCCGGGCACCGCGCCGGTGGAGGCGGACCGCGGGGACGCGGAGCAGCGGGCgctggcggcggcgctggcgagCGCGAGGGCGACCACGGTGCTGGAGTTCTACTCGCCGCGCTGCCGCCTCTGCTCATCGCTGCAGGGCCTCGTGCGCGAGCTCGAGGACGGTGGCAATGCATCTGCGAGCTTCGTGTTCGCTGACGCCGAGGACGACCGGTGGCTCCCGGAG GTTACTGATGGAGTGAGTAAATACCATGCAGATGAATGGCTCGGAGAGTGCAACATGAGGGGTATGACATGCTAG